A single genomic interval of Salmo trutta chromosome 13, fSalTru1.1, whole genome shotgun sequence harbors:
- the cab39l1 gene encoding calcium binding protein 39, like 1: MPFPFGKSQKNPAEIVKSLKENVAYLEKLDVAESKKCEKVAEDVSKNLSSLKEVLCGSGDKEPQTEAVAQLAQELYNTNLLIALIANLQRIDFEGKKDVVHLFSNIVRRQIGTRTPTVEYISSHPQILFMLLKGYESAEVALNCGVMLREILRHEPLARTILFSEDFYCFFRYVEFSTFDIASDAFASFKDLLTRHKIMCADFLETNYDRVFTEYEKLLHSENYVTKRQSLKLLGELLLDRHNFTVMTKYISRAENLKLMMNMLRDNSRNIQFEAFHVFKVFVANPNKTQPVLDILLKNQAKLVDFLSRFQRDRSEDEQFCDEKIYLIKQIRDLKRPTAPEEA; the protein is encoded by the exons ATGCCGTTCCCCTTCGGGAAGTCTCAGAAGAACCCTGCGGAGATTGTGAAGAGTCTGAAGGAGAACGTAGCTTACTTGGAAAAGCTGGATGTGGCAGAAAGCAAAAAATGTGAAAAG GTTGCAGAAGACGTGTCTAAGAACCTATCATCTCTGAAAgaggtgctgtgtggttcagggGACAAGGAGCCCCAAACGGAGGCAGTGGCCCAACTGGCCCAGGAGCTGTACAACACCAACCTCCTCATTGCTCTCATCGCAAACCTGCAGAGGATTGATTTTGAG GGAAAGAAGGATGTGGTGCATCTGTTCAGCAACATTGTGCGGCGCCAGATTGGCACCCGTACGCCCACGGTTGAGTATATCTCCTCGCACCCACAGATCCTCTTCATGCTGCTGAAAGG GTACGAGAGTGCGGAGGTGGCTCTGAACTGTGGGGTGATGTTACGGGAGATCCTGCGTCATGAGCCCCTGGCCCGCACAATTCTCTTCTCGGAGGACTTCTACTGCTTCTTCCGCTATGTAGAGTTCTCCACCTTCGACATCGCCTCAGACGCTTTCGCTTCATTCAAG GATCTTCTCACGAGACACAAGATTATGTGTGCAGATTTTCTGGAGACCAACTATGACCGGGTGTTTACAGAATATGAGAAGCTACTGCATTCCGAGAATTATGTCACCAAACGGCAGTCCCTAAAG CTCCTGGGAGAGCTCCTTCTGGACAGGCACAACTTCACTGTGATGACCAAGTACATCAGCCGGGCTGAGAACTTGAAGCTGATGATGAACATGCTGAGAGACAACAGCCGCAACATCCAGTTTGAGGCCTTCCACGTCTTCAAG GTGTTTGTGGCCAACCCCAACAAGACCCAGCCGGTGCTGGACATCCTGCTGAAGAATCAGGCCAAGCTGGTGGACTTCCTGAGCCGCTTCCAGAGAGACCGCTCCGAGGACGAGCAGTTCTGCGACGAGAAGATTTACCTGATCAAGCAGATCCGCGACCTGAAGAGGCCCACAGCACCAGAGGAGGCatga
- the phf6 gene encoding PHD finger protein 6: MSAQRKGAAAKLRKCAFCRTNRDKECGQLLVSDNQKVAAHHKCMLFSSALVTSHSDCNENIGGFSVQDVRKEIKRGNKLMCWSCHRPGATVGCDVKTCRRTYHYYCAVWDKAQVKENPSQGSYLVYCRKHRDASQDASEDEQEQGGVANDSDSSPPRSRGRGRLEKERIKVGSRGQSEDTRSTSSQGVDDESSSHRDRSPLRGSGDGGQRCGFCHSGEEENEMRGVLHADNAKKVAAHYKCMLFSSGTVQLTTSSRAEFGNFDIKTVIQEIKRGKRMKCTLCTQLGATIGCEIKACVKTYHYHCGLQDKAKYIENMARGIYKLYCKNHSGNEERDEEDEERESRNRERAAIDHGGTLPPPQINGN, translated from the exons ATGTCGGCACAGAGGAAGGGAGCGGCAGCAAAGCTGCGAAAATGTGCCTTCTGCAGGACGAACCGGGACAAGGAGTGTGGACAGCTGCTAGTGTCGGACAACCAGAAGGTGGCAGCCCACCATAAGTGCATG CTTTTCTCCTCCGCCCTGGTTACATCTCACTCAGACTGCAACGAGAACATCGGGGGGTTTTCTGTCCAGGACGTGAGAAAGGAGATCAAGAGAGGGAATAAACTT aTGTGTTGGTCCTGCCATCGGCCTGGTGCCACTGTTGGCTGTGATGTGAAGACATGCCGGCGGACGTATCACTACTACTGCGCAGTATGGGACAAAGCCCAGGTCAAAGAGAATCCCTCACAAGGGAGCTACCT TGTGTATTGTCGCAAACACCGGGATGCCTCCCAGGATGCCAGTGAAG ATGAACAGGAACAAGGAGGTGTTGCCAATGACTCAGACTCCTCCCCTCCACGGAGTAGGGGGCGTGGGAGATTAGAGAAAGAGCGAATCAAAGTTGGATCCCGTGGCCAATCAGAGGACACACGCTCGACCTCCTCTCAAGGTGTAGATGATGAGAGCTCCTCGCAT AGGGACAGGTCCCCTCTGAGGGGCTCTGGGGACGGTGGCCAGCGCTGTGGCTTCTGCCACTCCGGAGAGGAGGAGAACGAGATGCGGGGCGTGCTCCATGCAGATAACGCAAAAAAGGTTGCTGCACATTACAAGTGCATG CTGTTCTCATCGGGAACCGTCCAACTCACTACCTCCTCACGGGCTGAATTTGGGAACTTTGACATCAAAACGGTCATCCAGGAAATCAAGAGGGGGAAGAGAATG AAATGTACCCTGTGTACCCAGTTGGGAGCCACTATTGGCTGTGAGATCAAAGCCTGTGTGAAGACCTATCATTATCACTGCGGCCTGCAGGACAAGGCCAAGTACATAGAGAACATGGCTCGTGGCATCTACAA GCTGTACTGTAAGAATCACAGTGGGAATGAGGAGcgggatgaggaggatgaggagagggagagtcgCAACAGAGAGAGGGCGGCAATTGATCACGGGGGAACGCTGCCTCCGCCACAAATCAATGGCAACTAG